From Streptosporangium album, the proteins below share one genomic window:
- a CDS encoding MinD/ParA family ATP-binding protein translates to MTDTSPQTQSSPPATAEQFQETVPLTAEHLLINRRHEPTGGWRRLVWQLSGGRIIPGESATEVERRTLMAQAQAPVASGHHRIAVMSLKGGVGKTTTTVALGNTLASLRGDRVIAIDANPDRGTLGIKVKSETAATIRTLLAEAPHIVRYADARAFTSQSPARLEVLASDTDPAVSEAFNAEDYRTVAGLIERYYSICITDCGTGLLHGAMGATLELADQIVLVSLVAVDGASSAAATLDWLTAHGYADLVKNAIVVLNAVEAKSDVDVELLERHFNSRCRAVIRVPYDPHLKEGAEVDLVRLQSTTRGAYLRLAAAAGQSFGVRPDRSH, encoded by the coding sequence ATGACGGACACGTCCCCGCAGACCCAGTCCTCGCCGCCGGCCACGGCGGAGCAGTTCCAGGAGACGGTTCCGCTCACCGCCGAACATCTGCTCATCAACCGGCGTCACGAGCCCACCGGCGGGTGGCGGCGCCTTGTCTGGCAGCTCTCCGGTGGGAGGATCATCCCCGGGGAGTCGGCCACAGAGGTCGAACGCCGCACGCTCATGGCCCAGGCCCAGGCCCCCGTGGCGAGCGGGCACCACCGGATCGCGGTCATGAGTCTCAAGGGCGGGGTCGGCAAGACGACGACCACCGTGGCCCTGGGCAACACGCTGGCCTCTCTGCGGGGTGACCGGGTCATCGCGATCGACGCCAACCCCGACCGGGGAACCCTCGGTATCAAGGTCAAATCCGAGACGGCCGCGACGATCCGCACCCTGCTCGCCGAGGCCCCCCACATCGTCCGCTACGCGGACGCGCGGGCCTTCACCTCCCAGTCACCCGCCCGGCTGGAGGTCCTCGCGTCCGACACCGACCCCGCCGTCAGCGAGGCGTTCAACGCCGAGGACTACCGTACGGTCGCCGGGCTCATCGAGCGCTACTACTCGATCTGCATCACCGACTGCGGGACCGGGTTGCTGCACGGGGCCATGGGGGCGACGCTGGAGCTTGCCGACCAGATCGTGCTGGTCAGCCTGGTCGCGGTGGACGGAGCGAGTTCGGCCGCCGCGACACTCGACTGGCTCACCGCCCACGGCTACGCGGACCTGGTCAAGAACGCCATCGTCGTGCTGAACGCCGTGGAAGCCAAGTCGGACGTGGATGTGGAGCTGCTGGAACGCCATTTCAACTCCCGCTGCCGCGCCGTGATCCGCGTTCCCTACGACCCTCACCTCAAGGAGGGCGCGGAGGTCGACCTGGTCCGTCTCCAGTCCACCACCCGGGGCGCGTACCTGCGTCTGGCGGCCGCCGCGGGCCAGTCGTTCGGCGTGCGCCCCGACCGGAGCCACTAG